One stretch of Candidatus Neomarinimicrobiota bacterium DNA includes these proteins:
- a CDS encoding glycoside hydrolase family 130 protein, with amino-acid sequence MRYDEMRIPYPMCRNALRYITSLTVCAFLIGCVENNKWQLEPFVKYEHNPILEPLGKTWQAKDIFNPAAWTNGDTIWLLYRAEDSTGTGQWNGTSRIGLAYSSDGLHFEREPYPVLEPTKTWEFPGGCEDPRVVKIGEIFYLTYTAYDGETARLALASSTDLHTWEKHGIIFPKRGWTKSGAILSTPIDGVYWMYFGDTNLWAAYSSDLLTWTVIEEPVLRPRPQRFDSRLVEPGPPPLITTGGILLLYNGANNARVYASGQVLFDKRDPTKIVARSETPFLTPNLMLERQGQIPNVVFIEGLVRFQDRWFLYYGMGDSGIGVAFHDAD; translated from the coding sequence ATGCGTTACGACGAAATGAGGATTCCCTATCCCATGTGTAGGAACGCACTAAGATATATTACTTCCTTGACTGTTTGCGCTTTCCTGATAGGTTGCGTCGAAAATAACAAGTGGCAGCTGGAGCCCTTTGTCAAATATGAGCACAACCCTATTCTGGAACCTTTGGGCAAGACTTGGCAGGCGAAAGACATTTTCAATCCCGCCGCTTGGACGAATGGAGATACCATTTGGCTCCTCTACAGGGCAGAGGATTCCACAGGTACTGGACAATGGAACGGCACCTCTCGCATCGGGCTTGCGTACAGCAGTGACGGCCTTCATTTCGAACGAGAACCTTACCCAGTTCTGGAGCCCACCAAAACATGGGAATTTCCAGGTGGATGCGAAGACCCACGTGTCGTCAAGATAGGAGAAATCTTCTATCTCACCTATACCGCCTACGATGGAGAGACCGCCCGTCTTGCCCTGGCGAGCTCCACAGATCTTCACACCTGGGAAAAGCACGGAATAATCTTTCCAAAACGAGGTTGGACCAAGTCCGGCGCTATACTGTCTACTCCAATCGACGGGGTGTATTGGATGTATTTTGGGGACACGAACCTCTGGGCTGCGTACTCATCGGACTTGCTCACTTGGACGGTTATAGAAGAGCCAGTCTTACGTCCTCGTCCTCAACGGTTCGATAGCAGATTGGTCGAACCGGGACCGCCGCCACTTATCACAACTGGTGGCATTCTATTACTGTACAACGGCGCCAATAATGCTCGTGTTTATGCAAGTGGTCAGGTCCTTTTCGACAAACGAGATCCAACCAAAATCGTTGCACGGTCGGAGACTCCATTTTTAACTCCAAATCTCATGTTAGAACGTCAGGGACAGATACCAAACGTAGTTTTCATAGAGGGTTTGGTACGTTTTCAGGATCGATGGTTCTTGTATTATGGTATGGGAGACTCTGGAATTGGTGTGGCGTTCCACGATGCTGATTGA
- a CDS encoding DUF4956 domain-containing protein, producing the protein MMDSSAVQNFSLFDNKVYDAHVWELIIGYGINFVVAFILIKLIYYRYWKNENYAFTYFMFNTLIFFVCYLLSSVQLSIGFAFGLFAVFTILRYRTDPIPIREMTYLFIVITVAVINAISGPIVSHLELFFTNFAIIALTFTLESYWHRFLLLERIIIYEKIENIKPENYRELMSDLRERTGLDIRRFEILRTDFLRDVARIKVYYADVNENE; encoded by the coding sequence ATGATGGATAGCTCGGCCGTCCAGAATTTCTCCCTGTTTGACAACAAGGTCTATGATGCCCATGTGTGGGAGTTGATAATAGGTTATGGTATCAACTTCGTAGTGGCGTTTATCTTGATCAAACTTATCTATTACCGTTACTGGAAAAACGAAAACTATGCCTTCACGTATTTCATGTTCAATACGCTCATCTTCTTTGTCTGCTATTTACTAAGTAGTGTCCAATTGAGCATTGGATTTGCTTTTGGGTTGTTTGCCGTATTTACGATCCTCCGATACCGGACGGACCCTATTCCCATAAGAGAAATGACCTACCTGTTTATCGTTATTACCGTGGCGGTTATCAATGCCATAAGCGGCCCTATCGTTTCCCATTTGGAATTATTCTTCACAAATTTTGCCATTATTGCCCTGACATTCACTCTGGAATCCTATTGGCACAGGTTCTTGCTTCTTGAGAGAATTATCATCTATGAAAAGATTGAAAACATAAAGCCCGAAAACTACCGGGAATTGATGTCTGACCTGCGGGAAAGAACCGGCTTAGACATTAGGAGATTTGAAATCCTGAGGACTGATTTTCTTCGAGATGTCGCGCGAATAAAGGTCTATTACGCAGACGTCAACGAGAATGAATGA
- a CDS encoding polyphosphate polymerase domain-containing protein, translating to MIRNENPGLLVSDYDSVSLEDLNSAQLLNRKDTKFVFNQTQLQSVLEKLKPDFRVLEIDGNRIIGYENVYFDTDNFLFYRQHHNGIRTRYKVRLRRYLVPDVCYFEIKMKNNKDRTIKRRIEVPGMSDSFTEPAREMISDLTAVSPTKLSPKLKAKFSRITLVDTDFRDRVTIDLDLSVANGSARKHFKNLVISEVKQSRYRPRSKFIREMRERSVAEMRISKYCAGILATYDGVKYNRYKPKLLRIDKLMSEGSFSGEADDG from the coding sequence ATGATCAGAAACGAAAATCCTGGTTTGTTAGTATCCGATTACGACAGCGTGTCGCTTGAGGATCTGAATTCCGCTCAACTCTTGAATCGGAAAGATACGAAATTTGTTTTTAACCAGACCCAATTGCAGTCAGTTCTTGAAAAGCTGAAACCTGACTTCAGGGTTTTGGAAATTGACGGAAACCGGATCATAGGCTATGAGAACGTATACTTTGACACAGATAATTTTCTTTTCTACCGGCAGCATCATAACGGAATCCGTACCAGATATAAAGTCCGGCTGCGGAGGTACCTCGTACCTGATGTCTGCTATTTCGAGATCAAGATGAAGAATAACAAGGATAGAACAATCAAACGACGGATTGAGGTTCCCGGAATGAGTGATTCGTTCACCGAGCCTGCCAGAGAAATGATTTCGGACTTGACTGCAGTTTCACCCACCAAACTGTCCCCAAAGCTAAAGGCAAAATTCTCGCGAATCACATTGGTAGATACTGATTTTAGGGATAGGGTTACGATTGATCTCGATCTCTCAGTTGCAAACGGTTCAGCCAGGAAGCATTTCAAGAATCTTGTGATTTCCGAGGTCAAACAGAGCAGATATCGTCCCCGTTCAAAGTTTATCCGGGAAATGAGGGAAAGGAGCGTTGCTGAAATGAGAATCAGCAAGTATTGTGCGGGGATTCTGGCTACATATGACGGTGTTAAGTACAACCGGTACAAACCGAAGCTGCTAAGAATAGACAAGCTGATGTCAGAAGGTTCTTTTTCAGGGGAAGCCGATGATGGATAG
- a CDS encoding DUF2490 domain-containing protein, producing the protein MIRFRHCVNTFVINCKVITLCLFLQPLYAVSQTLDNQLWASIKAEKKLASRFKLELEQQIRLKDNLSTFKKTFSEISVRYKLTKNLYFSGDYRFIVYTDQIGRRISMNATYEGAIGSFSPRYRLRFQRESEPEKEPEQHLRNKLTLHYRLSKRLSPYVAGEVFHLIENPANQFMKYRLTLGIKNRIVKSNSVNFFYRLQKEVNDPKPKTWNIWGLSYEVDF; encoded by the coding sequence GTGATTAGATTTCGTCATTGTGTTAACACCTTCGTCATCAATTGCAAGGTGATAACCCTTTGCCTTTTTCTACAGCCCCTTTACGCGGTATCCCAAACGCTCGATAATCAGCTCTGGGCGAGCATTAAAGCTGAGAAGAAACTTGCGTCAAGATTCAAGTTAGAACTTGAACAGCAAATCAGACTAAAGGATAATCTCTCCACTTTCAAGAAAACATTTTCTGAAATCTCCGTACGGTATAAACTCACTAAGAATCTTTATTTTTCGGGGGATTATCGATTTATTGTCTACACGGATCAGATTGGGAGACGAATTAGTATGAACGCGACATATGAAGGCGCCATCGGATCATTTTCCCCCAGGTATCGGTTGAGATTCCAGAGAGAATCCGAGCCGGAGAAAGAGCCAGAGCAACATTTACGGAACAAATTGACCCTTCATTATCGGTTAAGCAAACGACTTTCACCCTATGTCGCAGGTGAGGTATTCCATCTCATCGAAAATCCCGCTAATCAATTCATGAAATACAGACTTACCTTAGGTATCAAGAACCGAATCGTGAAAAGCAACTCCGTCAACTTCTTCTATAGACTTCAGAAGGAGGTGAATGATCCCAAGCCGAAAACCTGGAACATATGGGGACTCAGCTACGAGGTAGACTTCTAG